One window of Neptuniibacter halophilus genomic DNA carries:
- the plsB gene encoding glycerol-3-phosphate 1-O-acyltransferase PlsB, whose protein sequence is MFSLFERGMHSLGRLFIRLVTRPQMVNPQQLLPAQGSMTRVYYILEHNRLSHKLLLQDLLRQQLRQIDTEQILIAHSSGQAPLRETLLELVEAQRSNPELNTLIVPVSIFHGRLPHREKSWLNLLYAETWHRAGPLGSALQLLVNGRQTLVRVDQALELQQLVEEEESTAAVARKAARVLRTHFSIIRQSIIGPDLSHRRTLISLVLKHPEVQQAIDQQAQEQHCSRYKVERHCVKTLDRIAANFSPITARILDPIFNWVWKRLYHEVRVHNVEPIQEIAKTHQLIYLPCHRSHMDYLLLSWALYRNGLMIPHVAAGENLNIPLIGPILKRGGAIFMRRKFQGDPLYASLYKAYLEQMSHRGHALEYFIEGGRSRTGRLLPAKTGLLSMSIESFRQGSPRPVALIPVWIGYDRLVESRSYQQELAGEQKQTESVSDLFSTLGILKEKFGATLLSFGTPIPLQQATDPERPLRTEVRQISHQVMCEINQAAGLTQSSLLASCILAGSQLQSVAELGDKCNRLLNLLQALSTRPMLTPQGKASDWIKATEQMAQLQISMNLVEVDHHQAQELSFYRNNIQHLLVLPGLYLLLAHRLEKGPTQAINRTIRMVYPFLEAELFLPYSIDQLTIELRRMRQVLLEQNLLEPRGPQGWKTTNNPLVNTLILTVEPILLRYYIVLRVLQRYTQISREDLIHSSQQIAEQIHLEYGYSTPEYKDQRVLDSFIRQLRTMELINEQEGRLLLNFDPAILFRQAGKILRPHMISLIDSKLKH, encoded by the coding sequence ATGTTTTCACTGTTTGAGCGCGGAATGCACTCGCTGGGTCGCCTGTTTATTCGACTGGTAACCCGCCCACAGATGGTGAACCCTCAGCAATTGTTACCCGCTCAGGGCAGCATGACCCGGGTTTACTACATACTTGAGCACAACCGGCTCAGCCATAAGCTGCTGCTGCAGGATCTTCTGCGCCAGCAGCTACGACAGATCGATACCGAACAGATCCTGATTGCCCACTCCAGCGGCCAGGCCCCTCTGCGGGAAACCCTGCTGGAGCTGGTCGAGGCTCAACGCAGCAATCCGGAGCTCAACACCCTGATTGTGCCGGTATCGATCTTCCATGGTCGCCTGCCCCACAGGGAGAAATCCTGGCTCAATCTGCTGTATGCCGAAACCTGGCACCGGGCCGGACCGCTTGGCAGTGCCCTGCAGCTACTGGTCAATGGCCGCCAGACGCTGGTGCGGGTCGATCAGGCACTGGAGCTGCAACAACTGGTCGAAGAAGAGGAAAGCACCGCGGCCGTTGCACGCAAAGCAGCGCGGGTGCTACGTACCCATTTCAGCATTATCCGCCAGTCGATTATCGGCCCTGACCTGTCACACCGCCGCACCCTGATCTCGCTGGTTCTTAAGCACCCGGAAGTACAGCAGGCGATCGATCAGCAGGCACAGGAGCAGCATTGCAGCCGGTATAAAGTGGAGCGCCATTGCGTTAAAACTCTGGACCGCATCGCCGCCAATTTCAGTCCGATCACTGCCCGTATTCTCGATCCGATTTTCAACTGGGTCTGGAAGCGCCTTTACCATGAAGTGCGCGTGCATAATGTTGAGCCGATTCAGGAGATCGCCAAGACCCATCAACTGATCTATCTGCCCTGTCACCGCAGCCATATGGACTATCTGCTGCTCTCCTGGGCACTGTACCGTAACGGCCTGATGATCCCCCATGTGGCCGCAGGTGAAAACCTGAACATTCCGCTTATCGGCCCGATTCTGAAACGCGGAGGCGCGATCTTTATGCGCCGCAAATTCCAGGGCGACCCGCTGTATGCCAGTCTTTATAAAGCCTATCTGGAACAGATGAGCCACCGCGGCCATGCACTGGAATATTTTATTGAAGGTGGCCGCAGCCGTACCGGTCGGCTGTTGCCGGCAAAAACCGGCCTGCTTTCAATGAGTATTGAATCATTCCGTCAGGGCAGCCCGCGTCCGGTAGCACTGATCCCGGTCTGGATCGGCTACGACCGTCTGGTGGAGAGCCGCAGCTATCAGCAAGAGCTGGCCGGTGAACAGAAGCAGACCGAGTCCGTCAGCGACCTGTTCTCGACCCTTGGCATCCTGAAAGAGAAGTTTGGCGCCACGCTGCTCAGTTTTGGCACGCCGATCCCATTGCAGCAGGCAACCGATCCGGAGCGCCCGCTACGCACGGAGGTCAGGCAGATCAGCCATCAGGTGATGTGTGAGATCAATCAGGCCGCAGGCCTGACTCAGAGCAGCCTGCTGGCAAGCTGTATTCTGGCCGGCAGCCAGTTGCAATCGGTTGCCGAACTGGGTGATAAATGCAACCGCCTGCTGAATCTTCTGCAGGCACTAAGCACCCGCCCCATGCTCACGCCGCAGGGTAAAGCCTCCGACTGGATCAAAGCGACTGAGCAGATGGCGCAGTTACAGATCAGCATGAATCTGGTGGAGGTGGATCATCATCAGGCGCAGGAGCTTAGCTTCTACCGCAATAACATTCAGCACCTGCTGGTTTTGCCCGGTCTCTACCTGCTGCTGGCTCACCGGCTGGAAAAAGGACCGACACAGGCGATCAATCGCACCATCCGTATGGTTTACCCGTTTCTCGAAGCTGAACTCTTTCTCCCCTACAGCATCGATCAACTGACCATAGAGTTACGCCGAATGCGCCAGGTACTGCTGGAGCAGAACCTGCTGGAGCCACGCGGCCCGCAGGGCTGGAAAACCACCAACAACCCTCTGGTCAACACCCTGATTCTGACGGTGGAGCCGATTCTGCTGCGTTACTACATTGTGCTCCGGGTACTGCAACGCTATACCCAGATCAGCCGCGAAGATCTTATCCACAGCAGCCAGCAGATCGCCGAACAGATCCATCTGGAGTACGGCTACAGCACACCGGAATATAAAGACCAGCGGGTGCTGGATTCCTTTATCCGACAACTGCGGACCATGGAGCTGATTAACGAGCAGGAGGGGCGTTTACTGCTGAATTTTGATCCGGCGATACTGTTCCGTCAGGCAGGCAAGATTCTGCGACCGCATATGATCAGTCTGATCGACAGCAAGCTGAAGCATTAA
- a CDS encoding SlyX family protein — protein sequence MNEQERIAELESRVAFQEDTLDQLNTIVSRQELEIERLTRMVKLINQQLRSLPMEYSASNPGDEPPPPHY from the coding sequence ATGAACGAGCAGGAACGTATTGCTGAACTTGAGTCCCGGGTCGCCTTTCAGGAGGACACGCTGGATCAACTGAACACAATTGTTTCCCGGCAGGAACTGGAAATTGAGCGCCTCACCCGGATGGTCAAACTGATCAATCAGCAGCTTCGCAGCCTGCCGATGGAGTACTCAGCCAGCAATCCGGGCGACGAACCTCCACCGCCTCATTATTAA
- a CDS encoding cold-shock protein, with protein MRVNQLIRSLIVSAIAAVVVPVLLGPVAGVEVELSNIAAVAVVFVVTFAAAFIAASGSANPAEDSLVNGAAEEYVDENDDREQGTVKWFNVSKGFGFITRGEDDDVFVHFRNIRGRGHRSLAEGQKVRFYVRESDKGLQAEDVSVVRD; from the coding sequence ATGAGGGTTAATCAGTTGATTCGTAGTCTGATTGTGAGTGCTATCGCCGCCGTTGTGGTTCCTGTTCTTTTGGGGCCGGTAGCTGGTGTAGAAGTTGAATTATCCAATATCGCTGCAGTTGCCGTGGTCTTTGTCGTGACCTTTGCGGCAGCGTTTATCGCTGCATCCGGCAGTGCCAACCCGGCTGAAGATTCGCTGGTCAATGGCGCCGCTGAAGAATATGTTGACGAGAATGATGATCGTGAGCAGGGCACCGTTAAATGGTTTAACGTGTCTAAAGGCTTCGGTTTTATCACTCGTGGCGAAGATGATGATGTGTTTGTTCACTTCCGTAACATTCGTGGACGCGGCCACCGCTCTCTGGCGGAAGGACAGAAGGTCCGCTTCTATGTTCGCGAAAGTGATAAGGGACTTCAGGCTGAAGATGTATCTGTCGTTCGCGACTGA
- a CDS encoding DsbA family protein, whose translation MTSSPAEISRFIYVMDPMCSWCWAFRPSITALQQRYPETPWLYLMGGLAPDSEEPMAEAMQAKLISVWQQIEQRTGTRFNFDFWKNNTPRRSTYPACRAVITADSLLPGSAGDMILAIQQAYYTEARNPSDLAVLCALAEQLGIDPERFEQRLNSAETEEQLQQQIIQGQRLGAQGFPALFLQTERSIEALSYGYAKAEDILRRVATAGRNR comes from the coding sequence ATGACCAGCAGCCCAGCAGAAATAAGCCGTTTTATCTACGTTATGGACCCGATGTGCAGTTGGTGCTGGGCCTTCCGCCCGAGCATTACCGCCCTTCAGCAACGCTATCCTGAGACCCCGTGGCTCTACCTGATGGGAGGTCTGGCGCCGGATTCTGAGGAGCCGATGGCAGAAGCCATGCAGGCAAAACTGATCTCAGTCTGGCAGCAGATTGAGCAACGCACCGGCACCCGCTTCAACTTCGATTTCTGGAAAAATAACACGCCCCGCCGCAGCACCTACCCGGCCTGCCGGGCTGTTATCACGGCAGATTCACTGCTACCCGGCTCGGCCGGAGATATGATTCTGGCAATCCAGCAGGCTTACTACACTGAGGCGCGTAACCCATCCGATCTGGCAGTCCTGTGCGCTCTGGCGGAACAACTGGGCATCGATCCTGAGCGCTTTGAGCAAAGATTAAACAGCGCCGAAACAGAGGAACAACTGCAACAGCAGATCATCCAGGGACAGAGACTCGGAGCTCAGGGGTTCCCTGCTCTTTTTCTGCAAACAGAACGTTCAATCGAAGCGTTGAGTTACGGCTATGCCAAAGCGGAGGATATTCTGCGGAGGGTGGCCACTGCAGGCCGGAATCGATAA
- a CDS encoding DMT family transporter, whose protein sequence is MIKNQRDAVLFGLAAVLLWSTVATAFKLALAELRPVQLVFYASLFSWLFLGLFLLVTGRMAEVLPCLKRNPQIYLKLGLINPFLYYLILFQAYDLLPAQQAQALNYTWAIMLSLLAVPFLGQRLRRQDIIALILAYFGVLVICTRGDLTQLEFDSPLGVALAIASTLLWALYWIFNTRNQDPPVVGLFICFSISLPLIALTLSWQQAWLIPSLQALGLALYVGLFEMGITFVLWLMAMKKAENTAAVSNLIFISPFLSLIFIQQFLGEEIHQATLLGLVLIILGLLVQRLKKRPA, encoded by the coding sequence ATGATTAAAAATCAAAGAGATGCTGTGCTGTTTGGCTTGGCTGCGGTACTGCTCTGGTCAACCGTAGCGACCGCATTCAAACTGGCGCTGGCGGAGCTGCGCCCGGTGCAGTTAGTGTTTTATGCATCCCTTTTCAGTTGGTTGTTTCTGGGTCTGTTTCTGCTGGTGACAGGCCGCATGGCTGAGGTTTTACCGTGCCTTAAGCGAAACCCTCAGATCTACCTGAAGCTGGGGCTGATTAATCCGTTTCTGTATTATCTTATTCTGTTTCAGGCCTATGATCTGCTGCCGGCACAGCAGGCGCAGGCACTGAATTATACCTGGGCGATCATGCTCAGTTTGCTGGCGGTTCCGTTTCTCGGTCAGCGTTTACGCCGGCAGGATATCATTGCACTGATACTGGCCTACTTTGGTGTGCTGGTGATCTGTACCCGGGGTGACCTCACGCAGCTCGAATTTGACAGCCCGTTGGGGGTTGCGCTGGCAATCGCCAGTACCCTGCTCTGGGCGCTTTACTGGATCTTTAATACCCGGAATCAGGACCCGCCCGTCGTCGGGTTGTTTATCTGTTTCTCGATTAGCCTGCCGTTGATTGCACTGACATTGAGCTGGCAGCAGGCCTGGCTGATTCCCTCGCTTCAGGCGCTGGGGCTGGCGCTGTACGTGGGTCTGTTTGAGATGGGGATCACGTTTGTACTCTGGTTGATGGCGATGAAAAAAGCGGAGAATACCGCAGCGGTGAGTAATCTGATCTTTATCTCGCCATTTCTCTCGCTGATCTTTATTCAGCAGTTCCTTGGTGAAGAGATCCATCAGGCGACACTGCTGGGGCTGGTGCTTATTATCCTGGGGTTGCTGGTGCAGCGGCTGAAAAAACGCCCGGCATGA
- a CDS encoding NAD(P)H-dependent flavin oxidoreductase: MDLAQLGMDIPIIQAPMAGAQDWRLAQQVSDSGALGSIPCGMLSVAGVVEQIEQFIRHSDRPYNLNFFCHKMPRISEAVLKGWQDRLAPYYAESGLQPTAELVGLRQPFSAEVADAIEPFAPPVISFHFGLPPAELLARVKAWGGIVLSSATTLEEGLWLQEHGADLVIAQGVEAGGHRGMFLSADLSSQLPTVTLLEQLRAELDIPLIAAGGIASGCDIRRMLNAGASAVQLGTSYLLCEESTISALQREALQDQEADTALTNLFSGRPARGIRNRLMQDLGDIHPDAPAFPYATPALVPLRQHAEVQGRTDFTPLWSGTDRSGCRALPAAELTRQLWQEAEAGVPPE, encoded by the coding sequence ATGGATTTAGCGCAGTTGGGGATGGATATTCCGATAATACAGGCCCCTATGGCGGGTGCTCAGGACTGGAGACTGGCGCAGCAGGTTTCTGACAGCGGGGCACTGGGATCGATCCCTTGTGGCATGCTCAGTGTTGCAGGCGTAGTTGAGCAGATTGAGCAGTTTATCCGCCACTCCGACCGGCCCTATAACCTGAACTTCTTCTGTCACAAGATGCCCCGCATCAGCGAGGCTGTGCTGAAGGGCTGGCAGGACCGGCTGGCGCCTTATTATGCCGAGTCGGGTTTGCAGCCAACTGCGGAGCTGGTGGGGCTGCGTCAGCCTTTTTCTGCGGAGGTGGCTGATGCTATTGAACCGTTTGCACCACCGGTTATCAGCTTTCATTTTGGGCTGCCGCCAGCGGAGTTGCTGGCTCGGGTCAAAGCCTGGGGCGGGATTGTGCTCTCCTCTGCGACCACTCTGGAAGAGGGGTTGTGGCTTCAGGAGCATGGCGCGGATCTGGTGATTGCGCAAGGTGTGGAAGCGGGTGGGCATCGCGGAATGTTCCTCAGTGCTGACCTCTCTTCGCAACTGCCGACGGTGACACTGCTGGAGCAGTTGCGGGCTGAGCTGGATATCCCGCTGATCGCTGCCGGTGGGATCGCCAGTGGCTGCGATATCCGCCGGATGCTGAATGCCGGGGCGTCTGCTGTGCAACTGGGCACCAGCTATCTGCTTTGCGAGGAGAGCACAATCAGTGCGCTGCAGCGTGAAGCTTTGCAGGATCAGGAGGCCGATACCGCCCTGACCAACCTCTTTTCCGGTCGCCCGGCCCGGGGTATTCGCAATCGCCTGATGCAGGATCTGGGTGATATTCATCCGGACGCGCCTGCCTTTCCTTACGCTACGCCGGCACTCGTGCCTCTGCGGCAGCATGCCGAAGTGCAGGGACGCACTGATTTTACGCCGCTCTGGTCAGGGACTGATCGCAGTGGTTGCCGTGCGCTGCCCGCCGCCGAGCTGACCCGTCAGCTCTGGCAGGAAGCAGAGGCTGGTGTGCCACCGGAGTGA
- a CDS encoding LemA family protein, whose protein sequence is MDVATIVFLVIVLGAVFYVVSIYNTLVKLKNRFENGFSQIEVQLKRRYDLIPNLVEVAKGYMQHERETLEAVIQARNEASALLRGVAPGSGSMQQLAGAENALQGALARMNIVMEDYPDLKANENMLQLSEELTTTENRVAFARQAFNDAVTEYNTYRQSFPPVLFAGTFGHPTDASLLEFEDSAQIQAAPKVSF, encoded by the coding sequence ATGGATGTAGCAACAATTGTGTTTCTGGTTATTGTGCTGGGCGCCGTTTTTTATGTGGTCAGTATCTACAATACCCTGGTCAAGCTGAAGAACCGCTTTGAGAATGGATTCTCCCAGATCGAGGTTCAGTTGAAGCGGCGTTATGATCTGATTCCTAATCTGGTGGAAGTGGCCAAAGGCTACATGCAGCATGAGCGTGAAACGCTGGAAGCGGTCATTCAGGCGCGTAATGAAGCTTCAGCTCTGTTGCGCGGTGTTGCACCGGGCAGTGGCTCAATGCAGCAACTGGCGGGTGCCGAAAATGCACTGCAGGGGGCGTTGGCGCGGATGAATATTGTGATGGAGGATTACCCGGATCTGAAGGCCAATGAAAATATGCTGCAACTGAGCGAAGAGCTGACCACCACGGAAAACCGGGTGGCGTTTGCCCGTCAGGCCTTCAATGATGCGGTAACCGAATACAACACCTATCGCCAGAGTTTTCCTCCGGTTCTGTTTGCCGGAACCTTCGGCCATCCAACTGATGCTTCTTTGCTGGAGTTTGAGGACAGCGCCCAGATTCAGGCTGCGCCTAAAGTCAGTTTCTGA